From Pseudobdellovibrionaceae bacterium, a single genomic window includes:
- a CDS encoding Hpt domain-containing protein — MKTDQDFQKMINGLSGDYLDKVLKTVEKLIKENNIQNIYEESHKLKGSGKTYGFVKISDISSEVEELCKQLLDKKEEHIKKNKNIIIKKIKQLKCLTKDYQKLNIK, encoded by the coding sequence ATGAAAACAGACCAAGATTTTCAAAAAATGATAAACGGCTTAAGTGGCGACTATCTCGATAAAGTTCTTAAAACTGTCGAAAAACTTATTAAAGAAAATAATATTCAAAATATATACGAAGAAAGTCACAAGCTAAAAGGTAGTGGAAAAACTTATGGCTTTGTTAAAATTTCTGATATTTCTTCAGAGGTTGAAGAATTATGCAAACAATTATTAGATAAAAAAGAAGAACATATTAAAAAAAATAAAAATATTATTATAAAAAAAATAAAACAATTAAAATGCTTAACAAAAGACTATCAAAAGCTTAACATAAAATAA
- a CDS encoding FAD-binding oxidoreductase, whose amino-acid sequence MQNNHDSFLNDIQNCLTEKQVLTSSEDIKIYSTDSSKDFSGHGSLVLLPYSTKEVQSIIRLAKKYNVCLVSSGGRTGLSAGATATKKEVIVSLEKMNSIVKFISEEQSLLCQAGVITQHIQEEALKHNLIYPISFAATGSSHIGGNVATNAGGIQVLRYGNTRDWVTSLTVVTGNAEILHLKKALIKDATGYDLSQLFIGSEGSLGIITEVTVKLSSSVKKSISLLLASDSVNNLLKVYFQYKNKTPLMAFEFFTKEALKYSLEHCKKNCPISDQHPFYVTAEIEVQSERDEEVLMQILEENLEQQLVIDGTISQNKDQSKLIWDLRENISESIHYKNPHKNDVSVRLSNLEPFINDLQQLISKLPDNYELIYFGHIGDGNLHINLLKPLEESAENFQTTYKQFDLKIFNLVKKHKGSISAEHGVGLVKKDYLNFSKTLEEINIMKQIKKIFDPNNILNPGKIFDL is encoded by the coding sequence ATGCAAAATAATCACGATAGCTTTTTAAACGATATTCAAAACTGCTTAACAGAAAAACAAGTGTTAACTAGTAGTGAGGATATAAAAATTTACTCTACGGATAGCTCGAAAGATTTTTCTGGACATGGGTCTTTAGTATTACTGCCCTACTCTACAAAAGAAGTTCAAAGCATCATACGCTTAGCTAAAAAATATAATGTTTGTTTGGTAAGTTCGGGAGGAAGAACTGGGCTAAGCGCAGGGGCCACCGCCACTAAAAAAGAAGTTATAGTTTCTTTAGAAAAAATGAACAGCATTGTTAAGTTTATTTCTGAAGAACAAAGTTTGCTTTGCCAAGCTGGAGTGATCACTCAACATATTCAAGAAGAAGCTTTAAAACATAATTTAATTTACCCTATTAGCTTTGCCGCCACAGGCTCTAGTCATATTGGAGGCAATGTGGCCACTAATGCTGGGGGAATTCAAGTTTTGCGCTACGGTAACACTCGTGATTGGGTTACCAGCCTTACCGTGGTAACAGGAAACGCAGAAATTTTACATCTTAAGAAGGCTTTAATAAAAGATGCCACAGGTTATGATTTAAGCCAGCTGTTTATAGGTAGCGAAGGCAGCCTTGGCATTATTACAGAAGTTACCGTAAAGCTAAGTTCTTCTGTAAAAAAAAGCATTAGCCTGTTGTTAGCCAGTGACAGTGTTAATAATTTACTAAAAGTGTACTTTCAATACAAAAACAAAACCCCTTTAATGGCCTTTGAATTTTTCACAAAAGAGGCTTTAAAATACAGCCTAGAACACTGTAAAAAAAACTGCCCTATTAGTGATCAACACCCCTTTTATGTTACCGCAGAAATAGAAGTACAAAGCGAAAGAGATGAAGAAGTGTTAATGCAAATTTTAGAAGAAAACTTAGAGCAACAATTAGTGATAGATGGAACCATTTCTCAAAACAAAGATCAAAGCAAACTTATTTGGGATTTAAGAGAAAATATTTCTGAATCCATACACTACAAAAACCCTCACAAAAATGATGTGTCTGTGCGATTATCTAATTTAGAGCCATTTATAAATGACTTGCAACAATTAATATCTAAACTACCCGACAATTATGAACTCATTTACTTTGGACATATTGGTGATGGAAATTTGCACATTAATTTACTAAAGCCTTTGGAAGAAAGTGCAGAAAATTTTCAAACAACTTACAAGCAGTTTGACTTAAAAATATTTAATTTAGTAAAAAAACACAAAGGCAGCATTTCTGCCGAGCATGGTGTGGGCCTTGTAAAAAAAGACTATTTAAATTTTAGCAAAACTCTAGAAGAAATAAATATTATGAAACAAATAAAAAAAATATTTGACCCTAATAATATTTTAAACCCTGGAAAAATTTTTGATTTATAG